One genomic segment of Micromonospora sp. WMMC415 includes these proteins:
- a CDS encoding PucR family transcriptional regulator, which produces MRSYKPGDRSARTGRSAMLLREMLGIPQLRLSVLAGADDLDRPLTRLYVTDLLDPRRYLSGGEVVLTGLMWRRSPADSETFVAACAAAGVAAIGAGDAAYGSVPADLVETCRSHQMPLFEVPVEVSFRDILDEVNPSLWARRATGLATVLVRHRGLVAAMAAGARLGDLLSPVAADLGVDCWVLTPTGRIVAGTAGLDATARAELAAAFVAADRLPLAITVDGRPLTVLAVPGRPEHRLASWLLAVTAGAARAPLPDAADELVSLVALARAQADEATRVERRLADRVGSLLDSGGDLAELRARLSSCGLSPNATFFALAASLARLSAPEELAVVVVEEILRPYAPQTLVARLAADPDGVLAVVAVPAQLAPAVLDTVRAEIAALVPALGAGRLTVGISGPAAGAVALSGAVEEARHAWRAASERPGRATVVSAGELASHLLLLAGVPTDTRRAFRGRLLGPLVEYDRVHDARLVQTLETFLACSGSWSRCAELLHVHVNTLRYRIGRVEQLTGRDLSRFEDRVDFFLALRLPG; this is translated from the coding sequence GTGCGTTCCTACAAGCCGGGCGACCGGTCGGCGCGTACGGGAAGGTCGGCCATGCTGCTGCGCGAGATGTTGGGCATCCCACAGCTGCGGCTGTCGGTGCTGGCCGGCGCCGACGACCTGGACCGGCCGCTCACCCGCCTCTACGTCACCGACCTGCTCGACCCCCGTCGGTACCTGTCCGGCGGCGAGGTCGTGCTGACGGGGTTGATGTGGCGGCGGTCGCCGGCCGACTCGGAGACCTTCGTGGCGGCCTGCGCGGCAGCCGGCGTGGCCGCGATCGGCGCGGGCGACGCGGCGTACGGCTCCGTGCCGGCGGACCTGGTCGAGACGTGCCGGTCCCATCAGATGCCGTTGTTCGAGGTCCCGGTCGAGGTTTCCTTCCGGGACATCCTCGACGAGGTCAACCCGTCGCTGTGGGCGCGGCGGGCCACCGGACTGGCGACCGTGCTGGTCCGGCACCGCGGCCTGGTGGCGGCGATGGCGGCCGGGGCGCGGCTGGGTGACCTGCTGTCGCCGGTCGCCGCCGACCTGGGTGTGGACTGCTGGGTGCTGACTCCGACCGGCCGGATCGTCGCGGGCACCGCGGGCCTGGACGCCACCGCCCGGGCCGAACTGGCCGCGGCGTTCGTCGCGGCCGACCGGCTGCCATTAGCGATCACTGTGGACGGGCGGCCGCTGACCGTGCTCGCCGTGCCGGGCCGGCCCGAGCACCGGTTGGCGTCCTGGCTGCTCGCAGTGACTGCCGGAGCCGCCCGGGCCCCGCTTCCCGACGCCGCCGATGAACTGGTCAGCCTGGTCGCGCTGGCCCGAGCCCAAGCCGACGAGGCGACCAGGGTGGAGCGGCGGCTCGCTGACCGGGTCGGCTCGCTGCTCGACTCCGGCGGTGATCTTGCTGAGCTCCGCGCGCGGCTGTCGTCGTGCGGGCTGTCGCCGAATGCGACGTTCTTCGCTCTGGCCGCGAGCCTGGCCCGGCTGTCGGCGCCCGAGGAGCTGGCCGTGGTTGTGGTCGAGGAGATCCTGCGGCCGTACGCGCCGCAGACCCTGGTCGCCAGGCTGGCCGCCGACCCGGACGGTGTCCTGGCCGTCGTCGCCGTGCCGGCTCAGCTGGCGCCGGCCGTGCTCGACACCGTACGGGCCGAGATCGCGGCGCTGGTGCCGGCGCTGGGGGCCGGCCGGCTCACCGTCGGGATCAGCGGGCCGGCCGCGGGGGCCGTCGCGCTGTCCGGGGCGGTAGAGGAGGCCCGGCACGCCTGGCGCGCGGCGAGCGAGCGGCCGGGTCGGGCGACCGTCGTGTCGGCCGGCGAACTCGCCTCGCACCTGCTGCTGCTGGCCGGCGTGCCTACGGACACCCGGCGGGCGTTCCGTGGCCGGCTGCTCGGCCCGCTCGTCGAGTACGACCGCGTCCACGACGCCCGCCTGGTACAGACGCTGGAGACGTTCCTGGCCTGTTCCGGTTCCTGGAGCCGCTGCGCGGAACTGCTCCACGTGCATGTGAACACACTTCGCTACCGGATCGGCCGGGTCGAGCAGCTCACCGGTCGCGACCTGAGCCGCTTCGAGGACCGGGTCGACTTCTTCCTCGCACTGCGCCTGCCCGGCTAA
- a CDS encoding XdhC family protein, with translation MTTTWIWHPMRDVLEELLRWWRDGQPVGMATVTGTWRSAPRPPGATMLVGPDGTAVGSVSGGCVEAAVYELCQEVIRSGEPRVERYGVSDDDAFAVGLTCGGVIDLYVERVDPDRFPDLPEVAAAIAAQRPVATVTCVTGPPESLGRRMVIGPEECRSTLGSQRLDAAVTDDGRGMLAAGRTGLLHYGVDGQRRGSGLSVLVNSFAPKARMIVFGAIDFAAAVARVGAFLGYRVSVCDARSVFATARRFPDADEVVVDWPHRYLATEAEAGRIDERTVVCVLTHDPKFDVPVLRLALDLPLAYVGAMGSRRTHDVRMTQLRQAGVPEAALAKLASPIGLDLGGRTPEETAVSIAAEIVAARWGGDGARLSKTTGRIHH, from the coding sequence ATGACGACGACCTGGATCTGGCACCCCATGCGTGACGTGCTGGAAGAGTTGCTGCGCTGGTGGCGGGACGGGCAGCCGGTGGGGATGGCGACGGTGACCGGCACCTGGCGCAGCGCGCCGAGGCCGCCCGGCGCGACCATGCTGGTCGGTCCGGACGGCACCGCCGTCGGCAGCGTCTCCGGTGGTTGCGTCGAGGCGGCCGTCTACGAGCTGTGTCAGGAGGTGATCCGGTCCGGGGAGCCACGCGTGGAGCGGTACGGCGTCAGCGACGACGACGCGTTCGCCGTCGGGTTGACGTGTGGCGGCGTCATCGACCTGTACGTCGAACGGGTCGACCCGGACCGGTTCCCGGACCTGCCGGAGGTGGCGGCGGCGATCGCCGCGCAGCGCCCCGTGGCGACGGTGACCTGCGTGACGGGCCCGCCGGAAAGCCTCGGCCGGCGGATGGTGATCGGGCCGGAAGAGTGCCGGAGCACGCTCGGTTCGCAACGGCTCGACGCGGCGGTCACCGACGACGGGCGGGGCATGTTGGCCGCGGGCAGGACCGGCCTGCTGCACTACGGTGTTGACGGTCAACGGCGGGGCAGTGGGCTGTCCGTGCTGGTGAACTCGTTCGCGCCTAAGGCGCGGATGATCGTGTTCGGGGCGATCGACTTCGCCGCCGCGGTGGCCCGCGTAGGCGCCTTCCTCGGCTACCGGGTGTCCGTCTGCGACGCACGGTCGGTATTCGCCACCGCCCGCCGGTTTCCCGACGCCGACGAGGTGGTCGTCGACTGGCCGCACCGGTACCTGGCGACCGAGGCCGAGGCCGGCCGGATCGACGAGCGCACCGTCGTCTGCGTGCTCACCCACGATCCCAAGTTCGACGTCCCGGTGCTCCGGCTCGCGCTGGACCTGCCGCTGGCGTACGTCGGCGCGATGGGCTCCCGGCGTACCCACGACGTGCGGATGACCCAGCTGCGCCAGGCCGGCGTGCCGGAGGCGGCGCTGGCCAAGCTCGCCTCGCCGATCGGGCTGGACCTGGGCGGGCGTACGCCCGAGGAGACCGCGGTCAGCATCGCCGCCGAGATCGTCGCGGCCCGGTGGGGCGGCGACGGCGCCCGGCTGTCCAAGACCACCGGCCGCATCCATCACTGA
- the uraH gene encoding hydroxyisourate hydrolase: MRYAAISTHVLDTVRGEPAPGVSVRLERAGPEGWTVVADGHTDTDGRLRDWVAEPHWGAGGYRLVFDVGAHLGPDAFFAEITVAFQVHDPARHHHVPLLLSPYGYTTYRGS; this comes from the coding sequence ATGAGGTACGCCGCGATCTCGACCCACGTGCTCGACACGGTGCGCGGTGAGCCGGCGCCCGGCGTATCGGTCCGGTTGGAGCGGGCCGGACCCGAGGGCTGGACCGTCGTCGCGGACGGACACACCGACACCGACGGCCGGTTGCGCGACTGGGTGGCGGAGCCGCACTGGGGCGCCGGCGGGTACCGGCTGGTGTTCGACGTTGGCGCCCACCTCGGGCCGGACGCCTTCTTCGCCGAGATCACGGTGGCCTTCCAGGTCCACGATCCGGCCCGCCATCACCACGTGCCGCTGCTGCTCAGCCCGTACGGCTACACGACCTACCGAGGGAGTTGA
- a CDS encoding fumarylacetoacetate hydrolase family protein, whose amino-acid sequence MSIEALVLATPLGQVRGLGVRLRIGCPRSLPVQRQPDVRGAAAGQLPNGRTGMKLATIRTRDGATQAVRVDGETLIDLGLADVGELLAEPDWAERAARAGDTVKAFGYAPVVPRPGKIICVGLNYRNHILEMGRELPQYPTLFAKYPEALIGAYDEIQLAPESEQVDWEAELAVVIGKTVRRATEAEAGGAIAGFAVLNDVTMRDWQYRSQLWLQGKTWENSTPFGPYLVTPDELPGGTRPSLTLTGFVDGEVVQQSDTSNLVFDPVALVRYISTIVTLKPGDVIASGTPGGVGHARKPARYLTDGSVLTTEITGLGRSEAKAVTELISNGR is encoded by the coding sequence ATGTCGATCGAGGCGCTCGTGCTGGCGACCCCTCTCGGTCAGGTCCGAGGCCTCGGCGTCCGACTCCGAATCGGCTGCCCTCGATCTCTTCCGGTTCAGCGACAGCCCGATGTTCGAGGCGCTGCAGCCGGACAGCTTCCAAACGGAAGGACAGGAATGAAGCTCGCCACTATCCGCACCCGCGACGGCGCGACTCAGGCCGTGCGCGTGGACGGGGAGACGCTGATCGACCTCGGCCTTGCCGACGTCGGTGAACTGCTGGCCGAGCCGGACTGGGCCGAACGCGCCGCCCGTGCCGGGGACACGGTCAAGGCGTTCGGCTACGCGCCGGTCGTGCCCCGCCCCGGAAAAATCATCTGCGTTGGGCTGAACTACCGCAACCACATCCTGGAGATGGGGCGGGAGCTGCCGCAGTACCCGACGTTGTTCGCCAAGTACCCGGAGGCGCTCATCGGGGCGTACGACGAGATCCAGCTCGCGCCGGAGTCCGAGCAGGTCGACTGGGAGGCCGAACTCGCCGTCGTCATCGGCAAGACCGTGCGCCGCGCCACCGAGGCCGAGGCAGGCGGGGCCATCGCCGGGTTCGCCGTCCTCAACGACGTCACCATGCGCGACTGGCAGTACCGCTCCCAGCTGTGGCTGCAGGGCAAGACCTGGGAGAACAGCACCCCCTTCGGCCCCTATTTGGTTACCCCCGACGAACTGCCCGGCGGCACCCGACCTTCGCTCACCCTCACCGGATTTGTCGATGGTGAGGTGGTGCAGCAGTCCGACACCTCGAACCTCGTGTTCGACCCCGTCGCCCTGGTGCGGTACATCTCCACGATCGTCACCCTCAAGCCGGGCGACGTCATCGCCTCCGGTACGCCTGGCGGGGTGGGCCATGCCCGAAAGCCGGCCCGGTACCTTACCGACGGCAGCGTTCTGACCACCGAGATCACCGGTCTGGGGCGTTCCGAAGCAAAAGCTGTCACGGAGTTGATCTCTAATGGTCGCTGA
- the uraD gene encoding 2-oxo-4-hydroxy-4-carboxy-5-ureidoimidazoline decarboxylase, which yields MIVISPGGGAFAEFNRAPAALAERDLLACCAVPEWARAVAGGRPYRDLPALLDSADAGLLRLSWEQVAQALAAHPRIGERVAGTDRESAWSRREQAGMDGADAATRAALVEANRAYERRFGHIFLIFASGRTDAELFAAARGRLTNDAATERQVVRRELRKIALQRLERLVG from the coding sequence GTGATCGTCATCAGCCCAGGTGGCGGCGCTTTCGCCGAATTCAACCGCGCCCCGGCCGCGCTGGCCGAACGCGACCTGCTCGCCTGTTGTGCCGTACCGGAATGGGCCCGCGCGGTGGCGGGCGGCCGGCCGTACCGGGATCTACCCGCTCTGCTGGACTCGGCCGATGCCGGTCTGCTCCGGCTCTCCTGGGAGCAGGTCGCGCAGGCGCTCGCGGCGCACCCGCGGATCGGCGAGCGAGTGGCCGGCACGGACCGCGAGTCGGCCTGGTCGCGGCGTGAGCAGGCCGGCATGGACGGCGCCGACGCGGCGACGAGGGCCGCACTGGTCGAGGCCAATCGGGCGTACGAGCGGCGCTTCGGCCACATCTTTCTGATCTTCGCCAGTGGACGCACCGACGCGGAATTGTTCGCGGCGGCGCGTGGCCGGCTGACCAACGACGCCGCCACCGAGCGGCAGGTGGTGCGCCGGGAACTACGCAAGATCGCCCTGCAGCGGCTGGAGAGGCTCGTCGGATGA
- the pucL gene encoding factor-independent urate hydroxylase, which yields MGIALGANQYGKAETRVVRVVRDGPRHELRDLNVSTCLAGDLTATHLTGDNANVLPTDSQKNTVYAFAKRHGIDQIEDFGLLLARHFVTLQPAITRARVDIEEYAWQRLGPHSFQRAGGEVRTASVTVDGDGTQVVSGLTGLVLLNSTDSEFAGFVQDPYTTLPPTKDRILATAVNAHWRHAGERAAQDADWAESYAGVRAALVGGFVETYSLALQQTLYAMGERVLRECAGIVEVRLSLPNKHHLLVDLAPFGLENPGEVFVATDRPYGLIEGTVLRDDAPAPEGAG from the coding sequence ATGGGCATCGCGCTCGGCGCCAACCAGTACGGCAAGGCGGAGACGCGGGTCGTGCGGGTGGTCCGCGACGGGCCGCGCCACGAGTTGCGCGACCTGAACGTCAGCACCTGCCTCGCCGGTGACCTCACCGCCACCCACCTGACCGGCGACAACGCCAACGTCCTGCCGACCGACTCGCAGAAGAACACGGTGTACGCCTTCGCCAAGCGCCACGGCATCGACCAGATCGAGGACTTCGGGCTGCTCCTCGCGCGGCACTTCGTGACGTTGCAACCGGCGATCACCCGGGCCCGGGTGGACATCGAGGAGTACGCCTGGCAACGGCTCGGTCCGCACTCGTTCCAGCGGGCGGGCGGCGAGGTGCGTACCGCGTCGGTGACGGTCGACGGCGACGGGACCCAGGTGGTGTCCGGGCTGACCGGGCTGGTGCTGCTCAACTCGACCGACTCGGAGTTCGCCGGCTTCGTGCAGGACCCGTACACCACGTTGCCGCCGACCAAGGACCGGATCCTCGCCACTGCGGTGAACGCGCACTGGCGGCACGCCGGCGAACGGGCGGCGCAGGACGCCGACTGGGCCGAATCCTATGCCGGGGTACGCGCCGCCCTGGTCGGCGGCTTCGTCGAGACGTACAGCCTCGCACTGCAGCAGACCCTGTACGCGATGGGTGAGCGGGTGCTGCGTGAGTGCGCCGGGATCGTCGAGGTGCGGCTGTCCCTGCCCAACAAGCACCACCTGCTGGTCGACCTGGCGCCGTTCGGGCTGGAGAACCCGGGTGAGGTCTTCGTCGCGACGGACCGCCCGTACGGGCTAATCGAGGGCACGGTGCTCCGCGACGACGCGCCGGCACCGGAGGGGGCCGGGTGA
- a CDS encoding NADPH:quinone reductase: MGLPDMMLAAYLTELGGPERIRIGHLPVPVPGPTDVLVRTALMAVNHVDTFVRSGGYRTQTPFPFVIGRDLVGTVVRTGEGVDDLAIGAKVWCNSLGHQGRQGSFAEFAVVPRERLYRLPAQADPATAVSVLHTAATAYLGLFRTGSLRPGETVLVAGAAGGVGSAAVQLAVAAGARVIATAVPEDFDWCRRCGADVLIDYRDQALPALLAEAAPEGFDLWWDNSGRHDLDLAVPLLKRGGRIIALAGMAARPVLPMGALYTRDASIRGFVISNASAADLAEAAAVVNDLLATNRLISRINGTYPLTAAAEAHRQMEAGVKGRILVASDPDPG; encoded by the coding sequence GTGGGTCTGCCTGACATGATGCTGGCGGCGTACCTCACCGAACTCGGGGGCCCGGAACGCATCCGGATCGGCCACCTTCCGGTGCCGGTTCCAGGCCCCACCGACGTTCTGGTGAGGACGGCGCTGATGGCGGTCAACCACGTCGACACGTTCGTACGCTCCGGCGGGTACAGGACACAGACGCCGTTCCCGTTCGTGATCGGTCGCGACCTGGTCGGCACCGTGGTACGGACCGGCGAGGGGGTGGACGACCTCGCGATCGGAGCAAAGGTCTGGTGCAACAGCCTGGGGCACCAGGGGCGTCAAGGGTCATTCGCGGAGTTCGCCGTGGTGCCTCGGGAACGTCTCTACCGCCTGCCGGCGCAGGCCGACCCGGCGACCGCCGTCTCCGTACTGCACACCGCGGCGACCGCCTACCTCGGCCTGTTCCGGACCGGCTCCCTGCGGCCCGGTGAGACGGTCCTCGTCGCCGGGGCGGCGGGTGGGGTCGGGAGTGCGGCCGTACAGCTTGCGGTGGCGGCGGGTGCTCGCGTCATCGCCACGGCGGTGCCAGAGGACTTCGACTGGTGCCGCCGGTGCGGCGCGGATGTGCTGATTGACTACCGCGACCAGGCCTTACCGGCTCTGCTGGCGGAGGCCGCGCCGGAGGGATTCGACCTGTGGTGGGACAACTCGGGACGCCACGACCTGGACCTTGCCGTACCGCTGCTCAAGCGGGGTGGACGGATTATCGCGCTGGCCGGGATGGCGGCCCGGCCGGTGCTGCCGATGGGCGCGCTGTACACGCGTGACGCCAGCATCAGGGGGTTCGTCATCAGCAACGCCTCGGCCGCGGACCTGGCGGAGGCGGCCGCCGTTGTCAACGACCTGCTGGCCACCAACCGGCTCATCTCGCGAATCAACGGCACCTACCCGCTAACGGCGGCCGCCGAGGCTCACCGCCAGATGGAGGCCGGAGTGAAAGGCCGGATCCTCGTCGCCAGTGACCCCGATCCGGGCTGA
- a CDS encoding maleylpyruvate isomerase family mycothiol-dependent enzyme: MAQGTKIFFDALAALPDDELDQPTALDGWTGKHLLAHVAANADALVNLTRWARTGEETPMYSSPEQRDADIEAGTRRPTAELRVWAAQAAAALDARLAELNEKQWTHRVRTAQGRMVPAEEIPWMRAREVMVHAADLGAGVGFDDLPSDFLAALIDDIAAKRSGGGGPALMLAARDQKCTWAVTVTGTGTGTGTGTGEPILLTGTVAGLAAYLSGRAADGVTGSGGQPAPELPRWL; encoded by the coding sequence ATGGCCCAGGGCACCAAAATCTTCTTCGATGCCCTGGCCGCCCTGCCCGATGATGAGCTTGACCAGCCGACCGCGCTCGATGGCTGGACCGGCAAGCATCTGCTGGCCCACGTCGCCGCCAACGCCGACGCGCTGGTCAACCTGACACGCTGGGCGCGCACCGGCGAGGAAACGCCGATGTACTCCTCTCCAGAGCAGCGTGACGCCGACATCGAGGCCGGCACCAGGCGGCCGACGGCCGAGTTGCGTGTCTGGGCCGCGCAGGCCGCCGCGGCCCTCGACGCACGGCTCGCCGAGCTGAACGAAAAGCAGTGGACCCACCGGGTCCGGACCGCCCAGGGCCGCATGGTCCCTGCCGAAGAGATCCCCTGGATGCGCGCCCGCGAGGTCATGGTCCACGCGGCCGACCTCGGCGCCGGAGTGGGCTTCGACGATCTACCGTCCGATTTCCTCGCCGCCCTGATAGACGACATCGCCGCCAAGCGTTCCGGCGGCGGCGGTCCCGCGCTCATGCTTGCGGCCAGGGACCAGAAGTGCACGTGGGCCGTCACCGTCACCGGCACCGGCACCGGCACCGGCACCGGCACCGGGGAACCCATACTCCTGACCGGCACCGTCGCCGGCCTCGCGGCGTACCTGTCCGGCCGAGCGGCCGACGGCGTCACCGGCTCAGGCGGTCAGCCCGCCCCCGAACTGCCGCGGTGGCTCTAG
- a CDS encoding NTP transferase domain-containing protein — MMVAGLLLAAGGGRRFGMPKALVRQDGQLLVDRAIGVLRAARCAPVVVVLGAAADDVRARAALDGVAVVDNPEWTTGMGSSLRAGLAALADTGAAATVVTLVDMPGVTAAAVRRVAAGAGPAELIMAGYDNGRSGHPVLLGRDHWPGVAALAVGDTGARPYLRAHTAAVRVVVPCADVADDDDLDLAPHA, encoded by the coding sequence ATGATGGTGGCCGGGCTTCTCCTCGCCGCCGGCGGCGGGCGCCGCTTCGGCATGCCGAAGGCTCTCGTCCGCCAGGACGGGCAGCTCCTGGTCGACCGGGCGATCGGCGTTCTTCGCGCAGCGCGGTGCGCCCCCGTGGTCGTCGTGCTCGGCGCGGCGGCCGACGATGTCCGGGCTCGGGCGGCCCTCGACGGGGTCGCGGTCGTCGACAATCCTGAGTGGACCACCGGCATGGGCTCGTCCCTGCGGGCCGGACTGGCCGCGCTGGCGGACACCGGCGCCGCCGCGACCGTGGTGACGCTGGTCGACATGCCCGGTGTGACAGCCGCAGCGGTGCGGCGGGTCGCTGCTGGCGCTGGCCCTGCAGAGCTGATCATGGCCGGCTACGACAACGGCCGGTCCGGCCATCCGGTGCTACTCGGACGCGACCACTGGCCCGGCGTCGCGGCCTTGGCCGTGGGTGACACCGGCGCCCGGCCGTACCTGCGAGCGCACACTGCCGCCGTCCGGGTGGTGGTGCCCTGCGCCGACGTGGCCGATGACGACGACCTGGATCTGGCACCCCATGCGTGA
- a CDS encoding pentapeptide repeat-containing protein, producing MDMVERRLSRASAIHRRWPLLLLAFSAFAALGVLVLLIGPVARWLTPLTGVFGKDIPASLNATRQMLLVAVAGIVATAGLAFTARTFFLTRRGQWADRYGKAVTQLGSAEPMERVGGIYALERLMAESPHDHWTVVEVLATFVRRHAARLEGESADSGSPTPPAVDVQSALTVLCRRPRRPETHTLDLSGSDLRGAAMSGGHLPRTRFDNSCLKRADLSGADLRGASFLTADLTEALLVNSNLEDAFLTAADLSWAALAGARLDRASLVAARLEGTILEDARLHGALLTPPDVDGLTAAQLTTALLDDATELPSHLATPSGPDRAARA from the coding sequence ATGGACATGGTGGAACGGCGGCTGTCCCGCGCCAGCGCGATCCACCGACGCTGGCCGCTCCTCTTGCTGGCCTTCTCGGCATTCGCCGCGCTCGGCGTCCTGGTCCTTCTCATCGGCCCGGTGGCTCGATGGCTGACGCCGCTGACCGGTGTGTTCGGCAAGGACATTCCAGCCTCCCTTAACGCGACACGTCAGATGCTCCTAGTGGCCGTCGCCGGCATAGTGGCGACCGCCGGGCTGGCCTTCACCGCGCGCACCTTCTTCCTCACCCGACGCGGTCAGTGGGCAGATCGGTACGGCAAGGCGGTGACGCAGCTCGGCTCGGCAGAACCGATGGAGCGAGTCGGCGGGATCTACGCCCTGGAACGCCTGATGGCCGAGTCCCCGCACGACCACTGGACGGTCGTCGAGGTCCTGGCCACCTTCGTCCGCCGGCACGCCGCACGGCTGGAGGGCGAGTCAGCGGACAGCGGGTCGCCCACGCCACCCGCAGTCGACGTTCAGTCGGCCCTGACCGTGCTGTGCCGCAGACCCCGGAGGCCGGAGACCCACACCCTCGATCTGTCGGGCTCCGATCTCCGCGGCGCGGCGATGTCCGGCGGGCATCTGCCGCGGACGCGCTTCGACAACTCCTGCCTCAAGCGAGCCGACCTCAGTGGAGCCGACCTGCGCGGCGCATCGTTCCTGACGGCCGACCTGACGGAGGCGCTGCTGGTAAACAGCAATCTCGAGGACGCGTTCCTGACCGCCGCCGATCTGAGCTGGGCTGCTCTTGCCGGGGCACGGCTGGATCGGGCGAGTCTCGTGGCGGCACGACTAGAGGGCACGATCCTCGAGGACGCCCGGCTGCACGGCGCTCTGCTGACCCCACCGGACGTCGACGGTCTCACCGCCGCCCAGTTAACGACGGCTCTGCTGGACGACGCTACGGAGCTGCCGTCGCACCTCGCCACGCCCTCAGGACCGGACAGGGCCGCCCGGGCCTGA
- a CDS encoding AEC family transporter gives MSTAAVVGFGWVGASWLFGRTPGERPIWGMAAGYVNSANLGIPIATQVLGNVSFLAEVVLLQVLVVTPVIVVALDRHSDPAGRVRVRRIASLPVRNPVILASLLGVACSAAGLHLPSAAGASLTLLSGAAVPAALVALGASLHRTAPPRAEPAELAELAVITALKLVAQPVIAYAAGLALHLSAPQLLAVVVCAGLPTAQNTFIFGQEYGVGEAVANRAVVVTTTLSLATLAAAAALLG, from the coding sequence GTGAGCACGGCCGCGGTCGTCGGGTTCGGCTGGGTCGGCGCGAGCTGGCTGTTCGGTCGCACGCCCGGCGAACGGCCGATCTGGGGCATGGCCGCCGGGTACGTAAACTCGGCGAACCTCGGCATCCCGATCGCAACGCAGGTTCTCGGCAACGTGTCGTTCCTGGCGGAGGTGGTGCTGCTGCAGGTGCTGGTGGTGACGCCCGTGATCGTGGTCGCCCTGGACCGGCACAGCGACCCGGCCGGGCGGGTACGGGTCCGCCGTATCGCCTCCCTGCCGGTACGCAACCCTGTGATCCTGGCGTCGCTGCTCGGTGTCGCGTGCTCGGCTGCCGGCCTGCATCTGCCGTCTGCGGCCGGCGCGTCGCTCACCCTGCTGTCGGGCGCCGCGGTTCCGGCCGCCCTGGTCGCGCTCGGCGCGTCGCTGCACCGCACGGCGCCGCCGCGGGCAGAGCCGGCCGAGCTGGCCGAGCTGGCCGTGATCACCGCGCTGAAGCTCGTCGCACAGCCGGTCATCGCGTACGCGGCCGGGCTGGCCTTGCACCTGTCCGCGCCGCAGTTGCTCGCCGTGGTGGTGTGCGCGGGCCTGCCGACAGCGCAGAACACGTTCATCTTCGGCCAGGAGTACGGCGTCGGCGAGGCGGTGGCCAACCGGGCGGTGGTGGTGACCACGACGCTGTCGCTGGCCACCCTGGCCGCGGCGGCGGCGCTGCTCGGGTAG
- a CDS encoding PH domain-containing protein — protein sequence MSRIVVRPRIQIPILVVIFTVWTLLGVTYFTSGDVVAERDWFGIVLGCVLVTSGLTGIWRAVRLSVVIDAEGVRVRGFDSRDQVTPWSAIQSVDCVQIDERGGFPLYAPVLRLGDEAGAMALSALGSYLRQDAERKVEQLRSFKAGAARS from the coding sequence ATGAGCCGCATCGTCGTCAGGCCCCGCATCCAGATCCCGATCCTGGTCGTGATCTTCACTGTGTGGACCCTGCTGGGCGTCACCTACTTCACCTCGGGGGACGTAGTGGCCGAGCGTGACTGGTTCGGCATCGTGCTGGGATGCGTGCTCGTCACGAGCGGCCTGACCGGGATCTGGCGTGCTGTTCGACTCAGCGTGGTCATCGACGCAGAGGGTGTCCGGGTCCGCGGCTTCGACAGCCGTGACCAGGTCACACCATGGAGCGCGATCCAGTCAGTCGACTGCGTGCAGATCGACGAACGGGGAGGCTTCCCGCTTTACGCTCCCGTCCTCCGCCTCGGTGACGAAGCCGGGGCCATGGCTCTCTCGGCGCTCGGCTCGTACTTGCGCCAGGATGCCGAACGCAAGGTCGAACAGCTGCGAAGCTTCAAGGCCGGCGCCGCGCGGTCCTGA